The window AGGCATGCTGACTCAGCGGGTGCACAACATCCTGCAACCGATCCTGGGTAACGACCGCTACAAGGCCGAGGTGTCGGCCGATGTGGATTTCAGCTCCGTCGAATCGACGTCCGAACAGTTCAACCCTGATCAACCGGCGTTGCGCAGCGAACAGTCGGTGAACGAGCAACGCACCGCCAGCAATGGCCCGCAAGGCGTGCCTGGTGCGCTTAGCAACCAACCGCCGTCGCCGGCCAGCGCGCCCCAGACCACCGGTGGTGCCACTGCGGCCGCTGGCATGGTGCAACCGGGCCAGCCGCTGATCGACGCCAACGGCCAACAGATCATGGATCCGGCCACCGGTCAGCCGATGCTGGCGCCGTACCCGGCCGACAAGCGCCAACAATCGACCAAGAACTTCGAGCTCGACCGTTCCATCAGCCACACCAAGCAGCAGCAGGGCCGTTTGAATCGCCTGTCGGTCGCGGTGGTGGTGGACGATCAGGTCAAGATCAACCCGGCCAATGGCGAAACCAGCCGTGCGCCGTGGAGTGCCGACGAACTGGCGCGGTTCACTCGCCTGGTGCAGGACGCGGTCGGTTTCGACGCCAGCCGTGGCGACAGCGTGAGCGTGATCAACGTGCCGTTCTCCCAGGAGCGCGGCGAAGAAATCGCCGACATTCCATTTTATTCGCAACCCTGGTTCTGGGATGTGGTCAAGCAAGTATTGGGTGTGCTGTTCATCCTGATCCTGGTGTTCGGCGTGCTGCGTCCGGTGCTCAACAACATTACCGGTGGCGGCAAGAACAAGCAGTTGGCTGGCTTGGGTGATGTAGAGCTGGGAGGCATGGGCGGCCTGGATGGCGAGTTGGCCAATGATCGCGTCAGCCTCGGCGGGCCGCAGAGCATTCTGTTGCCAAGCCCGAGCGAAGGCTATGACGCTCAGTTGAACGCTATCAAGAGTCTGGTGGCAGAAGATCCGGGTCGTGTGGCCCAGGTCGTGAAAGAGTGGATTAACGCAGATGAGTGATAATCGAGCCGCTGTTGCCAAATTGTCCCGGGTCGACAAAGCCGCGATTTTGCTGCTGTCCCTGGGATCGACCGACGCCGCCCAAGTGTTGCGTCACATGGGGCCCAAGGAGGTCCAGCGCGTGGGCGTGGCCATGGCGCAGATGGGCAACGTGCACCGTGAGCAGGTCGAACAGGTGATGAGCGAGTTCGTCGACATCGTCGGCGACCAGACCAGCCTGGGCGTCGGATCTGACGACTACGTGCGCAAAATGCTCACCCAGGCCCTGGGCGAGGACAAGGCCAATGGCCTGATCGACCGGATTCTGCTGGGCGGCAATACCAGCGGCCTGGACAGCCTCAAGTGGATGGAGCCGCGCGCGGTGGCTGACGTGATTCGTTACGAGCACCCGCAGATCCAGGCGATCGTGGTGGCTTACCTCGACCCGGACCAGGCCGGTGAAGTGCTGGGCAACTTCGATCATAAGGTGCGCCTGGACATCATCCTGCGGGTATCGTCGCTCAATACCGTGCAGCCGGCGGCCCTGAAAGAATTGAACCAGATTCTCGAGAAGCAGTTCTCGGGTAACTCCAATGCCTCGCGCACCACTCTGGGTGGCATCAAGCGCGCGGCGGACATCATGAACTTCCTCGACAGTTCGATCGAAGGCCAGCTCATGGACTCGATCCGCGAGTTCGACGAAGACCTGTCCGGTCAGATCGAAGACCTCATGTTCGTGTTCAACAACCTGTCCGATGTCGACGATCGCGGCATTCAGGCGCTGTTGCGCGAAGTGTCCTCCGACGTCCTGGTACTGGCCCTCAAGGGGTCGGACGAAGGCGTCAAGGAAAAGATCTTCAAGAACATGTCCAAACGGGCGGCCGAACTGTTGCGCGACGATCTCGAGGCCAAGGGCCCGGTACGTGTCAGCGACGTGGAAACCGCACAAAAGGAAATCCTCACCATCGCCCGCCGTATGGCCGAAGCCGGAGAGATCGTGCTCGGTGGCAAGGGCGGCGAAGAGATGATCTAAGGTCGTTATGTCTGCCAAGAGTGATGGTTCACCCAGCGACCTGATCCGCGCTCGGGACGTCGGTGGTTTTGACGTCTGGTCGCTGCCCAGCTTCGATCCCCACGTGCCCGAGCCTGAGCCTGAGCCCGAGGAAGAACTGCCGGAAATGGAGGAGGTGCCGCTGGAAGAAGTCCAGCCACTGACCCTCGAAGAAGTCGAAAGCATTCGTCAGGAGGCCTACAACGAAGGCTTCGCCATTGGTGAAAAAGAAGGTTTCCATAGCACCACGCTCAAGGTTCGCCAGGAAGCCGACGTAGCGCTGACAGCCAAGCTCCGCGCGCTGGAATCGCTGATGCTCAACCTGTTCGAGCCCATCGCCGAGCAGGACACTCAGATCGAGAAGTCCCTGGTCGGGCTGGTGCAGCACATCACTCGACAAGTGATCCAGCGGGAACTGGCCATTGATTCGAGCCAGATCGAACACGTCATGCGCGAAGCCCTCAAGCTTTTGCCGTTGGGCGTGGGCAATGTGCGGCTGTACATCAATCCTCAGGATTTCGAACTGGTCAAGGCGCTGCGTGAGCGTCATGAAGAAACCTGGCGCATCGTCGAGGACGAATCCCTGCTGCCGGGCGGTTGCCGTGTGGAAACCGAGCACAGCCGCATTGATGCGACCATCGAAACCCGCATCAGCCAGATCATGGCCAAGCTCTTCGACCAGTTGCACGAACAGGCACTGCACCCGGCTGCTGCCGACCTGAGCCTGGAATTGCCGGACGAGCCCCAGGTTGACACCCCTATTGATCCAGACGCCGCAGAGTCGGATGCTCTTGAACTCAGTACCCCTGAACTGGACGGCCGCGATGCGCCTTGAGCGAACCAGCTTCGGCAAGCGCCTGGGCAGCTACGCCGAGGCCACCGAGCTGGCCGGGCAGCCGATCCTGGAAGGGCGCTTGCTGCGCATGGTTGGCCTGACCCTCGAAGCCGAGGGCCTGCGTGCCGCCATGGGCAGTCGCTGCATGGTGATCAACGACGACAGTTATCACCCGGTCCAGGTCGAAGCCGAAGTCATGGGCTTCTCCGGCAGCAAGGTCTTTCTGATGCCGGTGGGCAGCGTAGCCGGCATCGCACCTGGCGCGCGGGTTGTGCCTTTGGCTGACACCGGTCGGCTGCCCATGGGCATGAGCATGCTCGGACGGGTGCTGGACGGCGCCGGGCGTGCCCTGGACGGCAAGGGCGGCATGAAGGCCGAGGATTGGGTGCCGATGGACGGCCCGACGATCAACCCCCTCAAGCGCGACCCCATCAGCGTGCCGCTGGACGTGGGCATTCGTTGCATCAACGGTTTGTTGACGGTCGGGCGCGGTCAGCGTCTGGGCCTGTTTGCCGGTACGGGGGTGGGCAAGAGTGTGCTGCTGGGCATGATGACCCGATTCACCGAGGCGGACATTATCGTGGTCGGGCTGATCGGCGAGCGGGGCCGCGAGGTGAAGGAGTTCATCGAGCACATCCTCGGCGAAGAGGGCCTCAAGCGATCAGTGGTCGTGGCTTCGCCAGCCGATGATGCACCGTTGATGCGCCTGCGGGCCGCCATGTACTGCACGCGAATCGCCGAGTATTTCCGCGACAAGGGTAAGAATGTCCTGCTGCTGATGGACTCGTTGACCCGTTTCGCCCAGGCCCAGCGGGAAATCGCCCTGGCCATCGGCGAACCGCCGGCCACCAAGGGCTATCCACCCTCGGTATTCGCCAAGTTGCCCAAGCTGGTTGAGCGCGCCGGTAATGCGGAAAAGGGCGGCGGTTCGATCACGGCGTTCTATACCGTGCTGTCCGAAGGCGACGATCAGCAGGATCCCATTGCCGACTCGGCCCGTGGCGTGCTCGACGGTCACATCGTGTTGTCCCGGCGTCTGGCCGAAGAAGGGCACTATCCGGCCATCGACATCGAGGCGTCCATTAGTCGGGTCATGCCGTCGGTCATCAGCGCCGAGCACCTCAAGCGTGCCCAACAGTTCAAGCAATACTGGTCGCGCTATCAGCAAAGCCGCGATCTGATCAGCGTCGGTGCCTACGTGCCCGGCGGTGATCGTGAGACCGATACCGCCATCAATCTCTATCCGGCAATGGCGGTCTATCTGCGCCAGAGCCTGAACGACAACATCGGCATGGGCGCCAGCGAGGCGCACCTGCAGAGCATCTTCACTCCGGTCGCCGGCGGATAACCGGCCATGGCCACGAGTCGTGCGGCGCGTCTGGCGCCCGTGGTGGAGATGGCGGAAAAAGCCGAAAAAACCGCCGTCCAGCGTCTGGCATATTTCCAGGGGCAGGTGGCCGTCGCCGAAAGCAAACTGGCGGACCTGGAAAACTTCCGTCTCGAATACCAGGAGCAGTGGATCGCCCGTGGCAGCCATGGGGTTTCCGGCCAATGGTTGCTGGGTTACCAGGGCTTTCTTGCGCAATTGGGCACCGCCATTGACCAGCAGCGCCAGAGTCTGGTCTGGCACCAGAACAACCTGGAAAAGGCTCGCCAGAGTTGGCAGGAGGCTTTCGCCCGGGTCGAAGGGCTGCGCAAACTCGTACAGCGTTATATCGACGAAGCGCGGCGATTGGAGGACAGGCGCGAGCAAAAACTGCTGGATGAATTGTCCCAGCGTCTGCCGCGTCAGGATCCGTATTGATCATCGGGCCGGGATTTTGAGAGGGAAGTGTTCCAAACCTTGCTCAGACTTCTACCAGGTGCTAAACCTTGTACACGTATGTCCATGACAAGGAAGCCGAACATGTCAGTCGTTACCGAAGTATCCCCCGATGGGCAAAAGCTGACGATCTCGATCAAGGGTCGTTTCGATTTTGGGCGGCATCAGGAGTTTCGCGAGTCTTACGAGCGGCTCAACAAAAAGCCCGAATCCATTGTGGTGGACTTGAAAGAAGCCACTTATCTCGACAGTTCCGCCTTGGGCATGCTCCTGTTGCTACGCGATCATGCCGGCGGCGAAGATTCGGATATCCGGATCGTGAACAGCAACAGTGACGTCAAGAAAATCCTCGCGATCTCCAACTTCGACAAGCTGTTCGATATCTATCCGAAAGAAGAAGCCGGGAAAGACAGCTCGGGAGAAAAAGACAAGCCACAGGCAGGCCATCTCCAGGACAAACTTCATCCCGGAAAAGCTTGACCGGCAGCCATGTTGTCCGACCTCGAACCGCTGACGGTCCTGATTGCCGAAGACAGTGCCGCTGACCGACTGCTGCTGTCGACTATTGTCCGTCGTCAGGGCCATCACGTGCTCACTGCGGCTGACGGTGCCGAAGCGGTGGACATCTATATCCAGCAGCGTCCGCACCTGGTGCTGATGGATGCGATGATGCCGGTGATGGATGGTTTCGAGGCGGCGCAAAAGATCAAGCAACTGGCCGGGGAGCAGTTGGTTCCGATCATCTTTCTCACCTCGTTGACCGAAAGCGAAGCCTTGGCCCGATGTCTGGAAGCCGGGGGGGACGATTTTCTGGCCAAGCCGTATAACCAGGTCATCCTGGCCGCCAAGATCAAGGCCATGGACCGCTTGCGTCGGTTGCAGGCCACTGTCGTGGAACAGCGTGACCAGATATCCCGGCACCATGACTACCTGCTCAACGAGCAGCGCGTGGCCAAGGCCGTGTTCGACAAGATCGCCCATTCCGGCTGTCTGAGCGCACCGAACATCCGTTACCTGCAATCCCCTTACGCCCTGTTCAACGGCGATCTGCTGCTGGCCGCATTCAACCCGGCGGGCGATATGCACATCCTGCTGGGGGATTTCACCGGACACGGTTTGCCGGCCGCTGTCGGCGCGATGCCGCTGGCGGAGGTGTTCTACGGCATGACCGCCAAAGGTTATGGCCTGGCGCAGATCCTGCGGGAGATGAATGCCAAGCTCAAGCGCATCCTGCCGGTGGACATGTTCTGTTGCGCGACCCTGTTATGCCTGAGTTTCCAGCGCTGCACGGTGGAAGTCTGGAACGGCGGCATGCCCGATGGTTACCTGCATGACAGCCTCAGCGGTGTGCGCACGCCATTGCCGGCGCGGCACCTGCCGCTGGGCGTGCTCACTCCCCAGTTGTTCGATGACCGCACTGAAGTACACCCCATGTCGCTGGGTGACCGGGTATTCCTGCTGTCCGATGGCGTGATCGACACCGCTGACGACAATGAGCAGCTGTTTGGCGTGGAGCGTTTGCAACAGGTCTTTTCGGCCAATCGTGAGCCCGACTGTCTTTTCGAAGACATCCAGCAAGCCTTGCGGGACTTTCGCGGCGAGCCGCGGGACGACTTCAGCATGGTCGAGGTGCGCTTGGTCGCGCCGACGCAACTCAACCCGCCACCGCCGGTCTATTCCGATAGCGGCCAGTCCAGTCCCCTGGACTGGTCGATGAGTTTCGAGTTTCGCGCGCAGACGCTCAGGCGGTTCAACCCGATGCCGTACCTGTTGCAGCTGTTGCTTGAGGTTCATGGGCTCAGGGCTCAGAGTGGCGCTCTTTACAGCGTGCTGTCGGAGCTCTACTCCAATGCGCTGGACCATGGCGTATTGGGGCTCGATTCGAGTCTCAAGCGCGACGCGTCGGGTTTCGCCCGTTACTACAGCGAGCGCAACCAGCGCCTGGATGAATTGAACAGCGGTCACGTCCGGGTTCATGTGCACGTCACGCCTCACGGTGACGGTGGTCGTCTGGTCATTGAAGTCGAAGACAGTGGCCAGGGCTTCGATGTCGCCCGGGTGTTGGCACGACCTGCGGACAGTAACCGGTTGTCGGGGCGCGGCGTGAGCCTGGTGCGTCAGTTGAGCCATCAGGCCTGCTGGTCCGACGATGGTCGTAGTGCGCGCGTGGAGTTTTTCTGGGAGGCTCTGGCATAATCGGCGCCATTCTTGATCAGGGAGCGAACAAGTGAGTGAGATTCATCTGGACCGCGACGTACTGAGTACGTTGAAGGAAGTCATGGAGGACGGGTATCTGGAGTTGCTGGATACCTTTCTTAACGATTCCGAAGCACGCCTGCGTGTGCTGCATGAGGTGCGGGATGCGGAAAAGCTCAGTGCCACGGCCCACAGTTTCAAGGGCAGCAGCAGCAACATGGGTGCCATCCGCCTGGCAGAACTGTGTGGCGAACTGGAGCAACGTGCCAAACAGCCGTCGTTGAGCGGGATTGAAAAGCTGGTCAGCGAAATCGACAGTGAATTCGCCCATGTCCGCAAGCTTTGCAGGGAAGAGCGTGAAGGGTTCCACTGCTGAGATTCGAGCATTGCCAATAGGTTGGCCCGTCCCTTGCATTGTCCTCTCTCGACTGTACCTATGATTCCAGTGCAGCGGAGACCTTTTTATGCCCGTAACGCCCAATACACTGCTTCAGGCCACCCCGCAGGCCAAGCCTCAGGCCGCCGTCAATTCACCGGCAGCGGCCCCTGAGTTCGGGAATAAAGCCTCCAGCTTCGCCCAGGTCTTCGCCCGCCAGGCCCCCGCGAAGTCGTCGACCGCCCCCGAGCCATCGGTTAAACAGGTGCGCGACCAGGCTTCTGATAACACCGTCAAAAAAGACGATGGCAACGAAACGGCTGCCGCCTCCGAGACGACGGTTGCCGATAGCGGCAAATCCTTGCCCGCCGACAAGCCGTCAACGGCCGATGACAAGGTGGCCAGTGATGACGGTGCCGACACGACTGAAACCCCAGTGGCGGAAGTTGCTTCTGGCGATCCGGCTGTGGACCCCGCGCTGCTGCCGGATATGATCGCAACGGTTGTCGCAACCGAGGCAGAACCCGCCCCCGTGGTGGCCACGACGATGCCTCAAGTCGCGGCTGCGGTGGCGGCGCCGGTTGCTCCATTGGCCGCAGCGGCCCAGGCTTCGGTGGCGGTCGATCCTGAGTTCGATCCGGCGGCCGATCCGCTCGATGCATTGCCTGCCTTGCGTCTGGCGATGGAGCAGAGCGGCCATGTTTCCGCTGCCAGCCAGGCGCAGTCCAAGACACCTGCCCCTGCATCGCTTGACGGTGAGCCGACATCGGTCCAAACCTTTGCCGCCGGCATGGCAAGCATGCTCACCGTCCAGGCTGACCAGAACAGTACTGGCCCCGGCAGCCAAGGCGGTGAAAAGGCATTTGGCGGCTTGATCAATGAGGGCCTCAAGGATCTGACCGCCGCCTCCAGCGATACTCGCGTGGATGACTTCGCCAACCGTCTGGCAGCGCTAACCCAGGCCGCCACGCCAAAAACCGCCAATGCGATACCGGTCAACCAGCCTATCGCCATGAATCAGAGCGGCTGGACCGAAGAAGTGGTCAACCGGGTGATGTACCTGTCGAGTGTCAACCTCAAGGCGGCCGATATCCAGTTGCAGCCGGCCGAACTCGGTCGTCTGGATATTCGGGTGAACATGGTTCCGGATCAGCAGACCCAGGTGACGTTCATGAGCGCTCATTCCGGCGTTCGCGAAGCGCTCGAAGGTCAGATGCATCGCCTGCGCGACAGTTTTGCCCAGCAGGGCATGGGCCAGGTCGACGTCAGCGTGTCCGACCAATCCCGTGGCTCCCAAGGGCAGGAACAGCAAGCGCAGCAACAGGCCCAGGCTGGGCGCACAACATCGTCCGGCGGTCGGGTGGATTCGGTAGAGGAAGACCTGCCAGCCAGCATTGCTGAAGTAGCAGCCACTGCCACCAGCGTGATCGGCACCAGCGCGGTCGATTTCTACGCCTGACCCCAAGATGTCCCCCCCTGTGGGAGCGAGCCTGCTCGCGATAGAGGTGAATCAGTCCCAAAATGGGTGACTGACACTCCGCTATCGCGAGCAGGCTCGCTCCCACATTGGTTTTATGGCGTTCTGCAGATTGCATCCCAATCGTGATCCTTGTGCCCCGACACTTCTGGCATAACACTTGCTCCTGCCTTGCCGTGCAACAGTGAAAACCCCGATTAGTGACGGATTATTGGCATGGCGAAGAGCGAAGCAGCAGCTGTAAAGGACCCGGCAACCAAGGGCAAAATCAAGCTGATCATCTTGATCGTGGTGGGCTTGCTCCTGGCCATTGGGGTCTCTGTGGGGGCGACCTGGTATTTCATGCACAACGCTCAAAGCAAGCCGGCCGTGGCGGTCGAGGCCGCGCCGGTGGGCAAGCAGCCGGCGATTTTCGAGCCGATGGCGCCCGCTTTCGTGGCCAACTACACCCAGAACGGCCGCCAACGCTACATGCAGGTCAGTATCACCCTGTTGGGCCGCAACCAGGCTGATCTGGAAGCGCTGCGGGTGCACATGCCACTGATCCGCAATAACCTGGTGATGCTCTTTTCCGGACAGAATTTCGACACCCTGGCCACGCCCGTCGGCCAGGAAATGCTGCGTCAGAAAGCCACGGCCAGCGTGCAGGAAGTGGCTCAGAAAGAGCTCGGCAAAGTGGTGATCGAACAGTTGCTCTTCACTAACTTCGTATTGCAGTAGGAACCCGACATGGCCGTGCAGGACCTGTTGTCCCAGGATGAAATCGACGCGCTGTTGCATGGTGTCGACGATGGCCTGGTGCAGACCGAAAACGCTGCTGAGCCGGGCAGCGTCAAAAGCTACGACCTGACCAGCCAGGATCGCATCGTTCGCGGACGGATGCCGACCCTGGAAATGATCAACGAGCGTTTCGCCCGATACACCCGCATCAGTATGTTCAACATGCTGCGCCGTTCGGCCGATGTAGCCGTCGGTGGCGTGCAGGTGATGAAGTTCGGTGAATACGTGCACTCGCTATATGTACCCACCAGCCTCAACCTGGTGAAGATCAAGCCGTTGCGCGGCACAGCGCTGTTCATCCTTGACGCCAAACTGGTGTTCAAGCTGGTGGACAACTTCTTCGGCGGTGACGGTCGTCACGCCAAGATCGAAGGGCGTGAATTCACCCCGACCGAGCTGCGGGTAGTGCGCATGGTGCTGGAGCAGGCCTTTGTCGATCTGAAGGAGGCCTGGCAGGCGATCATGGAAGTGAACTTCGAGTACATCAACTCGGAAGTGAACCCGGCCATGGCCAACATCGTCGGCCCGAGCGAAGCCATTGTGGTTTCGACCTTCCACATCGAGCTCGATGGCGGTGGTGGCGATCTGCACGTGACCATGCCGTACTCGATGATCGAGCCGGTACGGGAAATGCTCGACGCCGGCTTCCAGTCGGATCTCGACGATCAGGACGAGCGCTGGATCAATGCTTTGCGTCAGGATGTGCTGGATGTCGACGTGCCGATCGGCGCGACGGTTGCCCGGCGTCAGCTGCGCCTGCGGGACATCCTGCATATGCAGCCGGGGGACATTATTCCTGTCGAGATGCCTGAAGACATGATCATGCGCGCCAACGGTGTACCGGCCTTCAAGGTCAAGATGGGCTCTCACAAAGGCAACCTGGCGTTGCAGGTGATCGAGCCGATCGAACGCCGCTGAGCGGTGTCGAATCCTTACGTTTTTAACTGAATTTTTGCCCGCCGAGGACAAATGATGGCTGACGATATGAACACCCAGGATGACCAGGCGCTGGCCGACGAGTGGGCTGCGGCCCTGGAAGAAACCGGCGACGCCGGGCAGGCCGACATTGACGCTTTGCTGGCGGCCGACACTGGCGCTCACGCCTCCAACCGCCTGCCGATGGAAGAGTTTGGCAGCGTGCCCAGAAGCAACGAACAGGTGACGCTGGACGGGCCGAACCTGGACGTGATTCTCGACATCCCGGTGTCGATTTCCATGGAAGTGGGCAGCACCGACATCAACATCCGCAATCTGCTGCAGCTTAACCAG is drawn from Pseudomonas rhizophila and contains these coding sequences:
- the fliN gene encoding flagellar motor switch protein FliN, producing MADDMNTQDDQALADEWAAALEETGDAGQADIDALLAADTGAHASNRLPMEEFGSVPRSNEQVTLDGPNLDVILDIPVSISMEVGSTDINIRNLLQLNQGSVIELDRLAGEPLDVLVNGTLIAHGEVVVVNEKFGIRLTDVISPSERIKKLR
- the fliJ gene encoding flagellar export protein FliJ, with the translated sequence MATSRAARLAPVVEMAEKAEKTAVQRLAYFQGQVAVAESKLADLENFRLEYQEQWIARGSHGVSGQWLLGYQGFLAQLGTAIDQQRQSLVWHQNNLEKARQSWQEAFARVEGLRKLVQRYIDEARRLEDRREQKLLDELSQRLPRQDPY
- the fliH gene encoding flagellar assembly protein FliH, producing the protein MSAKSDGSPSDLIRARDVGGFDVWSLPSFDPHVPEPEPEPEEELPEMEEVPLEEVQPLTLEEVESIRQEAYNEGFAIGEKEGFHSTTLKVRQEADVALTAKLRALESLMLNLFEPIAEQDTQIEKSLVGLVQHITRQVIQRELAIDSSQIEHVMREALKLLPLGVGNVRLYINPQDFELVKALRERHEETWRIVEDESLLPGGCRVETEHSRIDATIETRISQIMAKLFDQLHEQALHPAAADLSLELPDEPQVDTPIDPDAAESDALELSTPELDGRDAP
- the fliI gene encoding flagellar protein export ATPase FliI, with translation MRLERTSFGKRLGSYAEATELAGQPILEGRLLRMVGLTLEAEGLRAAMGSRCMVINDDSYHPVQVEAEVMGFSGSKVFLMPVGSVAGIAPGARVVPLADTGRLPMGMSMLGRVLDGAGRALDGKGGMKAEDWVPMDGPTINPLKRDPISVPLDVGIRCINGLLTVGRGQRLGLFAGTGVGKSVLLGMMTRFTEADIIVVGLIGERGREVKEFIEHILGEEGLKRSVVVASPADDAPLMRLRAAMYCTRIAEYFRDKGKNVLLLMDSLTRFAQAQREIALAIGEPPATKGYPPSVFAKLPKLVERAGNAEKGGGSITAFYTVLSEGDDQQDPIADSARGVLDGHIVLSRRLAEEGHYPAIDIEASISRVMPSVISAEHLKRAQQFKQYWSRYQQSRDLISVGAYVPGGDRETDTAINLYPAMAVYLRQSLNDNIGMGASEAHLQSIFTPVAGG
- the fliM gene encoding flagellar motor switch protein FliM — translated: MAVQDLLSQDEIDALLHGVDDGLVQTENAAEPGSVKSYDLTSQDRIVRGRMPTLEMINERFARYTRISMFNMLRRSADVAVGGVQVMKFGEYVHSLYVPTSLNLVKIKPLRGTALFILDAKLVFKLVDNFFGGDGRHAKIEGREFTPTELRVVRMVLEQAFVDLKEAWQAIMEVNFEYINSEVNPAMANIVGPSEAIVVSTFHIELDGGGGDLHVTMPYSMIEPVREMLDAGFQSDLDDQDERWINALRQDVLDVDVPIGATVARRQLRLRDILHMQPGDIIPVEMPEDMIMRANGVPAFKVKMGSHKGNLALQVIEPIERR
- the fliL gene encoding flagellar basal body-associated protein FliL, producing the protein MAKSEAAAVKDPATKGKIKLIILIVVGLLLAIGVSVGATWYFMHNAQSKPAVAVEAAPVGKQPAIFEPMAPAFVANYTQNGRQRYMQVSITLLGRNQADLEALRVHMPLIRNNLVMLFSGQNFDTLATPVGQEMLRQKATASVQEVAQKELGKVVIEQLLFTNFVLQ
- a CDS encoding flagellar hook-length control protein FliK, whose amino-acid sequence is MPVTPNTLLQATPQAKPQAAVNSPAAAPEFGNKASSFAQVFARQAPAKSSTAPEPSVKQVRDQASDNTVKKDDGNETAAASETTVADSGKSLPADKPSTADDKVASDDGADTTETPVAEVASGDPAVDPALLPDMIATVVATEAEPAPVVATTMPQVAAAVAAPVAPLAAAAQASVAVDPEFDPAADPLDALPALRLAMEQSGHVSAASQAQSKTPAPASLDGEPTSVQTFAAGMASMLTVQADQNSTGPGSQGGEKAFGGLINEGLKDLTAASSDTRVDDFANRLAALTQAATPKTANAIPVNQPIAMNQSGWTEEVVNRVMYLSSVNLKAADIQLQPAELGRLDIRVNMVPDQQTQVTFMSAHSGVREALEGQMHRLRDSFAQQGMGQVDVSVSDQSRGSQGQEQQAQQQAQAGRTTSSGGRVDSVEEDLPASIAEVAATATSVIGTSAVDFYA
- the fliG gene encoding flagellar motor switch protein FliG, with protein sequence MSDNRAAVAKLSRVDKAAILLLSLGSTDAAQVLRHMGPKEVQRVGVAMAQMGNVHREQVEQVMSEFVDIVGDQTSLGVGSDDYVRKMLTQALGEDKANGLIDRILLGGNTSGLDSLKWMEPRAVADVIRYEHPQIQAIVVAYLDPDQAGEVLGNFDHKVRLDIILRVSSLNTVQPAALKELNQILEKQFSGNSNASRTTLGGIKRAADIMNFLDSSIEGQLMDSIREFDEDLSGQIEDLMFVFNNLSDVDDRGIQALLREVSSDVLVLALKGSDEGVKEKIFKNMSKRAAELLRDDLEAKGPVRVSDVETAQKEILTIARRMAEAGEIVLGGKGGEEMI
- a CDS encoding ATP-binding SpoIIE family protein phosphatase, with amino-acid sequence MLSDLEPLTVLIAEDSAADRLLLSTIVRRQGHHVLTAADGAEAVDIYIQQRPHLVLMDAMMPVMDGFEAAQKIKQLAGEQLVPIIFLTSLTESEALARCLEAGGDDFLAKPYNQVILAAKIKAMDRLRRLQATVVEQRDQISRHHDYLLNEQRVAKAVFDKIAHSGCLSAPNIRYLQSPYALFNGDLLLAAFNPAGDMHILLGDFTGHGLPAAVGAMPLAEVFYGMTAKGYGLAQILREMNAKLKRILPVDMFCCATLLCLSFQRCTVEVWNGGMPDGYLHDSLSGVRTPLPARHLPLGVLTPQLFDDRTEVHPMSLGDRVFLLSDGVIDTADDNEQLFGVERLQQVFSANREPDCLFEDIQQALRDFRGEPRDDFSMVEVRLVAPTQLNPPPPVYSDSGQSSPLDWSMSFEFRAQTLRRFNPMPYLLQLLLEVHGLRAQSGALYSVLSELYSNALDHGVLGLDSSLKRDASGFARYYSERNQRLDELNSGHVRVHVHVTPHGDGGRLVIEVEDSGQGFDVARVLARPADSNRLSGRGVSLVRQLSHQACWSDDGRSARVEFFWEALA
- a CDS encoding STAS domain-containing protein translates to MSVVTEVSPDGQKLTISIKGRFDFGRHQEFRESYERLNKKPESIVVDLKEATYLDSSALGMLLLLRDHAGGEDSDIRIVNSNSDVKKILAISNFDKLFDIYPKEEAGKDSSGEKDKPQAGHLQDKLHPGKA
- a CDS encoding Hpt domain-containing protein, giving the protein MSEIHLDRDVLSTLKEVMEDGYLELLDTFLNDSEARLRVLHEVRDAEKLSATAHSFKGSSSNMGAIRLAELCGELEQRAKQPSLSGIEKLVSEIDSEFAHVRKLCREEREGFHC
- the fliF gene encoding flagellar basal-body MS-ring/collar protein FliF; translated protein: MAEAVADNVPAKATPPDGKPPLFGLSFLENLSEMTMLRQVGLLVGLAASVAIGFAVVLWSQQPDYRPLYGSLEGMDAKQVMETLAAADIPYTVEPNSGALLVKADDVARARLKLAAAGVTPTDGNIGFEILDKDQGLGTSQFMEATRYRRGLEGELARTIASLNNVKGARVHLAIPKSSVFVRDERKPSASVLVELYSGRSLEPSQVVAIVNLVATSVPELSKSQITVVDQKGNLLSDQAENSALTMAGKQFDYSRRMEGMLTQRVHNILQPILGNDRYKAEVSADVDFSSVESTSEQFNPDQPALRSEQSVNEQRTASNGPQGVPGALSNQPPSPASAPQTTGGATAAAGMVQPGQPLIDANGQQIMDPATGQPMLAPYPADKRQQSTKNFELDRSISHTKQQQGRLNRLSVAVVVDDQVKINPANGETSRAPWSADELARFTRLVQDAVGFDASRGDSVSVINVPFSQERGEEIADIPFYSQPWFWDVVKQVLGVLFILILVFGVLRPVLNNITGGGKNKQLAGLGDVELGGMGGLDGELANDRVSLGGPQSILLPSPSEGYDAQLNAIKSLVAEDPGRVAQVVKEWINADE